CCAGGCGTTCTGCCTTTGGTAGGCCAGCGGCTGGGCAGGATGTTTCCAGTTGGAGACGCTCACGGTTATCCCTCCGCAATTATTTTCCGGCCTATTTTTTACCCAATACGGGCCGGCTATGAATTGTCCAAGAAAAAAACAGACATGAAATTATTGGTGAACTACCCCTTCCTTCGCTCTGCGAAAGGCACAGGCTTCCTGGACCAAGCGAATTCGTGGGTTTCCTGCTTCATCGTAACCCTGTGAGGGACTTGTATCGGCCTTTGCCCTTGAATCTGGGGTATCCAGGTGTTTCTCCATTCTTCACCCGGCGGAAGAATCAGTCGAAGGCTCTTTCCACCCGGAACAGCACTTCCTGGGCTACCTGGGAGTGTACTTCCTTGAAGAAATCGTTTTTGTTGGGGTAGATGCGGAACTTGTAATTACGGATTACCCTGGAATTGGACGTATCTTTTGACATCCTCCGGTTTTACCTCGCCCACGGTGGACAAAAAGTAACTCGGAGACCAAAAGTGGCCACCCCATAAGAAGGCTTTTACTTCCGGGAATTTTCGGAATATCAACCTGGCCGAAGCGGACTTCAGGCGGTTGATGAACCCGGAAAGCTGTACTTGCGGTTTTGAAGCAAAGATAATGTGAATGTGATCCCTGTCGGTTTCCTGCTCGATTATCTGTACGCCAAACTTGTCGGCTATGTCTTCGCTCACTTTCTTTAGATACTCTGATATTTCCGGCGTGAGCA
The window above is part of the Pelotomaculum thermopropionicum SI genome. Proteins encoded here:
- a CDS encoding transposase and inactivated derivatives; its protein translation is MYSLRFHYVCCVKYRRKVLTPEISEYLKKVSEDIADKFGVQIIEQETDRDHIHIIFASKPQVQLSGFINRLKSASARLIFRKFPEVKAFLWGGHFWSPSYFLSTVGEVKPEDVKRYVQFQGNP